GTGATTCGCATCCTCACCTCGCTCAAGATCGGCCAGCCCATCCGGGGCTATGCGATGCAGTCGCACCTGTCCAAGAGCGGCACGCCCACCATGGGTGGTGTGCTGATCCTGTTGTCGATTGCCATTTCCACCTTGCTGTGGTTTGACCTGTCCAACCGCTTTGTGTGGATCGTGCTCATCGTCACGCTCGGCTTTGGCGCCATCGGCTGGGTGGACGACTGGCGCAAGGTGGTCAACAAAGACCCCGAGGGCATGCGCTCGCGCGAGAAGTATTTCTGGCAGTCGGTGATCGGCCTCATGGCCGCGCTGTATCTGGTGTTCAGCATTTCCGAAAGCTCCAACGCCAAGGTGTGGGAGCTGTTTGTGGGCTGGGTGCAGTCGGGCTTCTCGCTGGACCTGCCGCCCAAGGCGGGCCTGCAGTTGCCGTTCTTCAAAGAGGTGAGCTACCCGCTGGGCGTGCTGGGTTTCGTGATCCTCACCTACCTGGTCATCGTGGGTTCCAGCAATGCGGTGAACCTGACCGATGGTCTGGACGGCCTGGCCATCATGCCCGTGGTGATGGTGGGCTCGGCACTGGGCGTGTTTGCCTATGTCACCGGTAGCTCGGTGTACTCCAAGTACCTGTTTTTCCCGCACATTCCGGGGTCGGGCGAGCTGCTGATCTTCTGCGCAGCCATGGCGGGCGCAGGCTTGGCGTTTTTGTGGTTCAACGCGCACCCTGCCCAGGTCTTCATGGGTGACGTGGGTGCACTCGCGCTGGGCGGTGCCCTGGGCACCATCGCCATCATCGTGCGCCAGGAAATCGTGCTCGCCATCATGGGCGGCATCTTTGTGGTCGAGGCGCTGTCGGTGATGCTGCAGGTCACCTGGTTCAAGTTCACCAAGAAGCGCTACGGCGAAGGCCGCCGCCTGCTCAAGATGGCACCTCTGCATCACCACTTTGAAAAGAGCGGCTGGAAGGAAACGCAGGTGGTTGTGCGCTTCTGGATCATCACCATGCTGCTGTGCCTGATTGGGCTGTCCACGCTGAAACTGCGATGATTCCGAACGATCCTCTTGTCCCTGACCCCCTCGGTAAGCCCGAGGCTATGCCCCCGTTGGCAGGGGCCGGGGTGGGCGCGGACGGCGCTCCCGAAGGCGATCCTGGCATGCAGGCCCCTTTGCCCGCAGAGCCCGCAGAGCCCGCAGCGCTCGCAGCGCTCGCAGTGCCTGAGGCGAATCCGCAGCAGGATGTTGCCGCGACAGGCAGCGAGGCCACAGACGCTGCGCCCGCAGCCAAAAGCACCAGCACCGCCTGGAACCCCGAGGCCGTGCCGGCCGTCTCCGCCGCGAAGGCAGCGGCGGACTTTGTGGCGCAGATCTTTGCCGAGGTGTCCGCCCCCGAGCCGGGCGCTGCGGACAGCGCGGACGTTGCCGAGACCGCTGAGGCCGACGAGTCCACCACGCCCGATGTGCCTGCAGGCCCGGCGCGCGAAGGCGTGGCGAACCTGCTGCAAGACCAGCACATCCTGATCCTGGGCCTGGGCGCCTCGGGCATGGCGATGGCCCGCTGGTGTGTGCGTTGTGGTGCGCAGGTCACCGTGGCTGACACACGCGCTGCCCCGCCGCAACTGCCTGCGCTGCAGCAGGAGCTGCCCCAGGTGCGTTTTGTGTCGGGCGCATTCGATGCCAGCCTGGTGCAGGGGCAGGACATGCATGCGGTCTATCGTTCGCCAGGGCTGAGCCCCGAGGCGGTTGCTCCTGTTTTGGAAGCGGCTCGTGCAAACAACATCAGCGCTGGCGGTGAGTTGAGCCTGTATGCCACGGCCTTGGCTGCGCTGCGTGCATCGCACGCGTATGCCCCCGCCGTGCTGGCCATCACCGGTACCAACGGCAAGACCACGGTGACCTCGCTCACCGGCCAACTGGTGGAGCGCTCGGGCAAACGCGTGGCCGTGGCCGGCAACATCGGTCCGACCCTGCTCGACACACTGGCAGAACACCTGGATTCCGGCACCTTGCCCGATGTGTGGGTGCTGGAGCTGTCGAGTTTTCAGCTCGATGGCGTGAATGGGGGTGAAGGCGGCTTCGAGCCCACAGCCGCCACGGTGCTCAACATCACGCAGGACCATCTGGACTGGCACGGCAGCATCGAGGCCTACGCTGCGGCCAAGGCTCGCATCTTTGGCCAGACGGGCTGGATGATCCTGAACCGCGAAGACCCTGCGGTGATGGGCATGCTGCCGCCGCCCGTCAAGGTCAAGCTGCAAAAGCCGCAGGTGCGCGCGCACATCACTTTTGGTGGCGACATGCCCCGGCGTCCGGGCGACTTCGGCATTGAGGTGGTCAGCGGCATGCCCTGGCTGGTGCGCGCCATGGACGCCGACGAAACCCGCAAGCGTGGCCGCAACGAGGTCGAAGAGGACCTGCATATCCAGCGGCTCATGCCGGCGGATGCGCTGCGCATCCGGGGGCGCCACAACGCCACCAACGCCTTGGCGGCGCTGGCGCTGGCCACAGCAGCGGGTTGCCCGCTGGCGCCCATGCTGTACGGCCTGCGCGAGTACCGGGGCGAGCCGCACCGCGTGGAACCCGTGGCCATCATCCATGGCGTGGAATATTTTGACGACAGCAAGGGCACCAACGTAGGCGCCACGGCGGCAGCGCTGGTGGGGTTGGGCACGGAGCGGCGTCTGGTGGTCATTCTGGGCGGAGAAGGCAAGGGGCAGGACTTTGCGCCCCTGGCCGCTCCCGTCGCCCGCTACGCACGTGCGGTGGTGCTGATCGGCCGCGACGCACCGCTGATCCGCGCTGCGCTCCAGGACGCCGGCGTGCCGCTGCTCGATGCGGGCACCTTGCCTGAGGCCGTCGCACTGGCAGCGCAGCGCGCCCATTCTGGCGACGCGGTGCTGATGTCGCCCGCCTGCGCCAGCTTCGACATGTTCAAGGACTACGAGCATCGCGCCCACGTCTTTTGCGAGACCGTGCGGGCGATGGCTGACGATGCGGGCCAGTCGGCGGAGGGCATGCAATGACAGCCCCCGCCAGCACCTTGCTCCAACGCGTGACCGGCTGGTTCGGTGGCCTGCCCGGCAAGGCGGCCGACGTGTTGCCCGTGCGTGTGGGCGGCACCGAGTACCGCCAGTCGTCCAGCACGCCCGCGAGTGTGCTGGGCTTTGACCAAGCCCTGCTCTGGGTGGTGGTGGCGCTGCTGGCCTGGGGACTGGTGATGGTCTATTCGGCGTCGATTGCCATGCCGGACAACCCGCGCTTTGCTAACTACGCGTCCACCCATTTCCTGACCCGCCACATGATGTATCTGGTGGTGGGCTTTGTGGCGGCGCTGCTGGCGTTCCAGGTGCCCATGGCGCTGTGGGAGCGCGTGGCACCCTGGTTGTTCATTGTGGCCCTGCTCATGCTGGTGGCGGTGCTGATTCCTGGCGTGGGCAAGGTGGTCAACGGCGCGCGCCGTTGGCTGTCCATCGGGCCGGTGGGCTTCCAGCCGTCCGAGGTGGCCAAGTTTGCGGTGCTGATCTATGCCGCCGACTACATGGTGCGCAAGATGGAGGTGAAGGAGCGCTTCTTCCGCGCCGTGCTGCCCATGGGCGCTGCGGTGGCCATCGTCGGCGTGCTGCTGCTGGCCGAGCCCGATATGGGCGCCTTCATGGTGGTGGCCGTGATTGCCATGGGCATCCTGTTCCTCGGCGGTGTGAATGCCCGCATGTTCTTCCTGATTGCTGGCGTGCTGGTCGGTGCCTTTGCGTTGATGATCGCCAGCTCGCCCTGGCGTCGCGAGCGCGTGTTTGCATACCTGGACCCCTTCAGCGAACAGCATGCGCTGGGCAAGGGCTACCAGTTGTCGCACTCGCTGATCGCCATCGGGCGGGGCGAGGTGTTTGGCGTGGGGCTGGGCGGCAGCGTGGAGAAGCTGCACTGGCTGCCTGAGGCGCACACCGACTTTCTGATGGCCGTGATCGGCGAAGAGTTTGGCCTCGTGGGGGTGGTGGCGCTCATCATCCTGTTCCTGTGGATGACCCGCCGCATCATGCACATCGGTCGGCAGGCCATTGCGCTGGACCGGGTGTTCTCCGGCCTCGTCGCACAGGGCGTGGCGATCTGGATCGGCTTCCAGGCCTTCATCAACATGGGCGTGAACCTGGGCGCGCTGCCGACCAAGGGGCTCAC
Above is a window of Acidovorax sp. KKS102 DNA encoding:
- the murD gene encoding UDP-N-acetylmuramoyl-L-alanine--D-glutamate ligase, producing the protein MQAPLPAEPAEPAALAALAVPEANPQQDVAATGSEATDAAPAAKSTSTAWNPEAVPAVSAAKAAADFVAQIFAEVSAPEPGAADSADVAETAEADESTTPDVPAGPAREGVANLLQDQHILILGLGASGMAMARWCVRCGAQVTVADTRAAPPQLPALQQELPQVRFVSGAFDASLVQGQDMHAVYRSPGLSPEAVAPVLEAARANNISAGGELSLYATALAALRASHAYAPAVLAITGTNGKTTVTSLTGQLVERSGKRVAVAGNIGPTLLDTLAEHLDSGTLPDVWVLELSSFQLDGVNGGEGGFEPTAATVLNITQDHLDWHGSIEAYAAAKARIFGQTGWMILNREDPAVMGMLPPPVKVKLQKPQVRAHITFGGDMPRRPGDFGIEVVSGMPWLVRAMDADETRKRGRNEVEEDLHIQRLMPADALRIRGRHNATNALAALALATAAGCPLAPMLYGLREYRGEPHRVEPVAIIHGVEYFDDSKGTNVGATAAALVGLGTERRLVVILGGEGKGQDFAPLAAPVARYARAVVLIGRDAPLIRAALQDAGVPLLDAGTLPEAVALAAQRAHSGDAVLMSPACASFDMFKDYEHRAHVFCETVRAMADDAGQSAEGMQ
- the ftsW gene encoding putative lipid II flippase FtsW, giving the protein MTAPASTLLQRVTGWFGGLPGKAADVLPVRVGGTEYRQSSSTPASVLGFDQALLWVVVALLAWGLVMVYSASIAMPDNPRFANYASTHFLTRHMMYLVVGFVAALLAFQVPMALWERVAPWLFIVALLMLVAVLIPGVGKVVNGARRWLSIGPVGFQPSEVAKFAVLIYAADYMVRKMEVKERFFRAVLPMGAAVAIVGVLLLAEPDMGAFMVVAVIAMGILFLGGVNARMFFLIAGVLVGAFALMIASSPWRRERVFAYLDPFSEQHALGKGYQLSHSLIAIGRGEVFGVGLGGSVEKLHWLPEAHTDFLMAVIGEEFGLVGVVALIILFLWMTRRIMHIGRQAIALDRVFSGLVAQGVAIWIGFQAFINMGVNLGALPTKGLTLPLMSFGGSAILMNLVALAVVLRVDYENKLLMRGGRV
- the mraY gene encoding phospho-N-acetylmuramoyl-pentapeptide-transferase, which translates into the protein MLLMLSQWLQGLSPEFGFFRVFQYLTFRAVMAAMTALLIGLVAGPKVIRILTSLKIGQPIRGYAMQSHLSKSGTPTMGGVLILLSIAISTLLWFDLSNRFVWIVLIVTLGFGAIGWVDDWRKVVNKDPEGMRSREKYFWQSVIGLMAALYLVFSISESSNAKVWELFVGWVQSGFSLDLPPKAGLQLPFFKEVSYPLGVLGFVILTYLVIVGSSNAVNLTDGLDGLAIMPVVMVGSALGVFAYVTGSSVYSKYLFFPHIPGSGELLIFCAAMAGAGLAFLWFNAHPAQVFMGDVGALALGGALGTIAIIVRQEIVLAIMGGIFVVEALSVMLQVTWFKFTKKRYGEGRRLLKMAPLHHHFEKSGWKETQVVVRFWIITMLLCLIGLSTLKLR